The DNA sequence ATCGCGGAGCCGAAGAGCTCTACAAATACTACGAGGTTTATGAGACCATCGGATCGGGTGAGAATACAGAAATGCTGAAGTTCCACTGGTGCATTTTCTGTGTGCAGTTAATATTTTTGCTTCCCCTCCCTTTAAGGGGGTTTTGCTAAAGTCAAGCTGGGTCGGCACATCCTGACAGGAGAGAAAGTTGCAATTAAAATCATGAACAAGAAGGATTTAGGAGTAAGTATTATTGATGCTCATTGGGGGTAAATATTGTAAAATTTGCATCCTGACCAACCTAACATAAAGGTGCATGCTCCAGAAGTACTTCTTCTATTACACAAACTCTTTatttgggagtgtgtgtgtgtgtgtgaaaaaactgtttaaaaggTCAGGCATAACTCCATAGTCCAAGCGGTGGGTACGGGACACTTAGATCATACTTTAAGATCCTTATTTGACAGTATTGTGTTGAACAGtagaaaggttaaaggtcattctTGAAAAGGGAATTCTTTGCTGCCCCAGGATGACCTGCCCCGGGTCAAGGTGGAAATCGAGGCTATGAAGAATTTGAGTCACCAGCACATCTGTCGTCTGTATCACGTCATCGAGACCTCCACCCAGATCTTCATGGTGATAGAGGTAAATGGTCAAATGTTGGCTCATTTGCAAAATATGACCTGAAACTGGGATTTGGGGACAACCACGAGGGCCCCACAAATCTATTCTCATTTCTCCAGTATAAATGTGTGAAGTTTCTTTTTGAGAAGCTGAAACAAACATCATCAGATGTTCCCTGCTGCCTCTTGACCTCGTAGTCAGATGTGCCCTTCTCAGTACTGTACAGGCGGGGAGCTGTTTGACTACATCATCGCAAAGGATCGCCTGTCGGAGCAGGAGACTAGGGTGTTTTTCAGGCAAATTGTGTCAGCGATGGCTTACGTGCACAGCCAAGGATACGCTCACAGGGACCTCAAACCGGTAAAGCCAACCGTCGACTGCATGGAATGGCTGAGTAAATGTGACGCCATGGTCACGTATGTCTTGCTGAAAGTCTTGACTTTTCTTTGTAGGAGAACTTGCTGATCGATGAAGACCACAACTTGAAGCTAATAGATTTTGGATTGTGTGCGAAACCAAAGGTATACAAGCACGTTCAAACAACCGTGTACAGGCAAATACATTATTCAGAGTAACTTTGATGATCATTACACTTGTTTTCTCTCAGGGAGGTTTGGGTTATGAGCTCATGACATGTTGTGGAAGTCCTGCATATGCTGCTCCTGAACTCATCCAGGGGAAAGCGTACATTGGCTCAGAGGTGAGATTCAGGCAGGGTAGAACCAGAGCCAGGGGTTTGTGTTCGCAACATCTGTTTGTGAAAGATTCATATGCCATATTCACTGGGCCAAGAGTCTGAGCGACTGGGCTGTGGAAGTCCTAACTGTAACACAGAGCTGATTGTTTCCCCCCAGGCTGATGTGTGGAGTATGGGGGTGTTGCTGTTTGCTCTGCTCTGTGGATACCTTCCCTTTGATGATGACAACTTCATGATCCTCTACAAGAAGATTACAGTAAGGAAATATTTATAGTTTCTTATTGCCCAGCAACGCATGGTCTCAAAACTCCTGAGCTGTTgtcattttacttttttttttgtccatgtTTGGTGTTGATAGAGAGGTAAATATGACAACCCCCAGTGGCTTTCTCCTGGTagcatcctcctcctcaatcAAATGATGCAGgtacatccatccattttcatttaaagacaATAAATATGGCTATTTCATTCTGATTCACTAGATTATCACGCCGTTACTCATTTTGAACAGCATATCCTAATATATTTCTAAGAAACTTTGGTTGCATCAAGTTCCAGTAAAAGAGGAGAAAGTTCAAATTTTAATGGTACAAAAGTGATATTCTGTTGAATTGTAGTTTCCGTGTTTGGCCTGTAGGTGGAGCCCAAGCGGCGTCTCACAGTGCAACAGCTTCTGGGCCATCCTTGGGTCATGAAAGACTACAACAGCCCGGTGGAGTGGCACAGCCGGCAgccggtacacacacacacacacacacacaatggtaaATGATATGTATGCTGCAGAATCTTTAGAGGTGTAATGAATTTGCTTGCTTCTTATTTTATGTAGCTCGGCCACATTGATATAGACTGTATCACTGAGATGGCTGTCAGCATGAAGCGAACGAGGGAGAGCACCACAGCACTAGTGCAGCAGGTGGGTCAGCATTGTTTAGCTGTATCAGTGAACACTTCCCTTCTAGATTTCAAGAAAATCCTGCCTTTTGCCTACATGTTTTTTAGTAAAAGCAGGTGTTGTGAGATGATGCGTGTTTATTTTCTGTAGTGGCGGTATGACCAGACGACAGCCACCtaccttctgctgctgtcaaagAAGCAAAGGGGCAAACCTGTCCGTCTGCGCCCTGAACCAGCAGTCTGTGAGGactccagctctctcctgcaTCAAGGATTACAGGTCACTACAGATGTCCCTGGTGTCTTTGGTCTTAACAGCTGCATCCCTCTTGAACGGTTTTCACAGCAGACTGTTTGCTTAATCATTCCCCAGCTTGTACGGTTGTTTCtttatgcattttcttttttctccctctcagaTTCAGGACGCTCTGCACTTcagcgaggacgaggacatTGTTATTGTGAGGTCTCTGGATTTCGCCTCGGAGTGCATTGACGATTGTCCGTGGTTGCGAGTTGCACCGGAGACACCAAAGGGGGTCAGAAGTCAACCAAATGGATCCAACAGCAAAGACATGGTATGTGACAAATGTATATTTTACTGTTGTCTACATCCTACATCTATATTTAGAATATTCCTGATTAAGCCTTTAAATGGTAAACTATATgtataaaatcacattttcaccaCTAGCTGTCAGTCATCTGCATTTTCTTTCCTAAAGAAACTAGTGTCTCCATCTGTGGAGAGAAAATGTGCCTCCAACCCGACTTCAGAGAGGGGGCGAATGACTCCACAGCACTGCCAAGAGAGGAGGGGCAGAGAGAGAACCACTGAGAACAAGGAGAACGTTGCTGCACACAGCAAAGAGGTTGACCTGTTTGCACTGCCGCCTCCGCGCACTCCAGTGTCCAGTAAGAAGAACGCACGCCAGAGGAACGTGCTCACCACGCCCAATCAAAACTCAACCTCCACCAAAGGTCATGCCGGCACGCCTAAAGGTGAGAGGAGGCTCCCGCTGACCCACCAGATAATGAAACGTTCAGGCCGTCAGTTATATTTGTTTACTGTAATTGATTTTCCTCACAACCGCAGACGTAGTCGAAGAATcttcatcagattatttgcatgAGCCTCTGCCCCTTCaccattcttttattttcccatcTGTCTTTCAAGCTCCTGTAGCTCTCGTAATCACAAGTGCCACATCCACACGGCGCACATTTGCAACTAAATTGTCCTGTGGTAATAAACTCGTTTATTggacctgtttttttttgtaatccCACAGCAACTCATTCAAAAGTCCCATTTCTATGATGTAGCTGTCACTGCAGCTATAAAagccagacacacacgcacgctcataACACACCGATCACTGTCAGCTCAGAAGTGAAACTACAATCAAGAGCTAATTCTGTTCACTTATCTATAAAGGAAGGACAGCAGTCGACTCATTAACCTTGTTAATTATTTGAGTCTCCGTTTTCTCTATGAGCCAGTAGCCTGACCTGTTGATGCTAATCCCCTTGGAATGTTGTTCAGTCCACATCTCTTTCCAGCTCCCGTTCTAAGCTTCagcatagacacacacacacacagagtgagtgAATGTATTGGtcggtgtgtgtctgtcccaAGGCGTGTGCTGTGACAGGTGTAGCTGTCTCTTTCCTCTGCTCACTGTCCCACGTGGGCTGTAGTGACATGTGTTCTCTCGCCACTAAAAcctgctcgctctctctccccctctctctgttttcccATGTTTGCCGGACTTGTTGTCTCTGTATCCCAAAGcttttgtgtttacttcagtgtcaAACGCAGTCAGTTGAGTAAGAGTAAAACACTGTTAAAACACTTCACCTAATCTCATCCAGTTTACTTGTTAATGGCTGTTTGAGGTCTCAACTGTATTATGTGGGTTTGTTCAGTCATAAAAGTATCAGCATACATTTCTAAGAAATGGAGCAAAGCAGAAGAATTTCAGATGAGGGCCTGTCAAAGTTTAATTTACATACTGCTTAAGAGTTTCACTTGAACAGAAAACATGTAACCTTCACATATTGTGATCTTTTTCTAGGTGTAAACAGCAGCTCTAAAGATCACAATAAGAGGGAAACGGTCGAGAATAAGGAGATTCCTGACATTGGAATTTTGACCTTCAGTCCTGAGAGGAGGTGAGTTACCATCATGGAGACATGCACAGTTGTGTCGTATTTGGAAGAAGACGTGACCATGTGACCCGACGTCCTCAGGTCCCGGTC is a window from the Takifugu rubripes chromosome 17, fTakRub1.2, whole genome shotgun sequence genome containing:
- the melk gene encoding maternal embryonic leucine zipper kinase, coding for MPVERTEHRGAEELYKYYEVYETIGSGGFAKVKLGRHILTGEKVAIKIMNKKDLGDDLPRVKVEIEAMKNLSHQHICRLYHVIETSTQIFMVIEYCTGGELFDYIIAKDRLSEQETRVFFRQIVSAMAYVHSQGYAHRDLKPENLLIDEDHNLKLIDFGLCAKPKGGLGYELMTCCGSPAYAAPELIQGKAYIGSEADVWSMGVLLFALLCGYLPFDDDNFMILYKKITRGKYDNPQWLSPGSILLLNQMMQVEPKRRLTVQQLLGHPWVMKDYNSPVEWHSRQPLGHIDIDCITEMAVSMKRTRESTTALVQQWRYDQTTATYLLLLSKKQRGKPVRLRPEPAVCEDSSSLLHQGLQIQDALHFSEDEDIVIVRSLDFASECIDDCPWLRVAPETPKGVRSQPNGSNSKDMKLVSPSVERKCASNPTSERGRMTPQHCQERRGRERTTENKENVAAHSKEVDLFALPPPRTPVSSKKNARQRNVLTTPNQNSTSTKGHAGTPKGVNSSSKDHNKRETVENKEIPDIGILTFSPERRSRSLDLAVTEDSGKKKRGGKVFGSLERGLDKVINMLTPSKRRALRDGPRKIKPQYNVTLTSQTNPDQVLNQILSILPEKNVAFTQKGYTLKCRTKGDFGKVTMEFELEVCLLQRPEVVGVRRQRLKGDAWVYKHLVEDILSTSSI